The following are encoded in a window of Etheostoma cragini isolate CJK2018 chromosome 7, CSU_Ecrag_1.0, whole genome shotgun sequence genomic DNA:
- the smim29 gene encoding small integral membrane protein 29, with translation MNTTTEPPAIIDGDVAVSYVLVPFFLITIIGIATAVVMYIRRKRRIDRLRHQLLPVYTYDPSEELNEAEQEMLWREEDTRIVQGWAKSYQQRRPLLTKDVNA, from the exons ATGAACACCACTACTGAGCCCCCTGCCATCATAGATGGGGATGTGGCAGTCAGCTATGTGTTGGTGCCATTTTTCCTCATCACTATTATTGGAATAGCTACAGCTGTG gTCATGTACATTCGTAGAAAAAGGAG AATTGACAGACTTCGTCATCAGCTGTTACCAGTGTACACATATGATCCATCAGAGGAACTTAATGAAGCCGAGCAAGAAATGCTGTGGAGAGAGGAGGATACAAGG ATTGTACAAGGTTGGGCCAAAAGTTATCAACAGCGACGCCCTCTTCTGACCAAAGACGTCAATGCATGA